From Apium graveolens cultivar Ventura chromosome 9, ASM990537v1, whole genome shotgun sequence, the proteins below share one genomic window:
- the LOC141686610 gene encoding glucan endo-1,3-beta-glucosidase 4-like isoform X1, whose protein sequence is MMLKIWTGSGSIFLIFGMLSSSLGGYVGINLGTDISNLPATSDVVAIIIANQISHVRLFDADAHMLTALADTGIEVMIGVTNEEVLEIGESASVAAAWINKNVAAYLPSTNITAISVGSEVLTSIPNAAPVLVPAMNYLHKALVASNLNYQIKVSAPQSMDLIPKPFPPSTATFNSTWNSTIFQILQFLKNTNSYFMLNAYPYHGYIINDGIFPIDFALFRPMTSVKQIVDPNTLFHYDSMFDAMVDATYNSIAAFNTSTIPVVVTESGWPWLGGADEPDATVENAETYNNNLIRRVLNDSGPPSQPTIPINAYIYELFNEDKRSGPVSKRNWGAFFPNGSSVYPLSLITSDNSIVNSSVGFCVASRGADSTKLQSGVSWACGQGQANCTAIQSGQPCYLPDTLQNHASYAYNDYYQKMKSVGGTCDFDGTAMTTKNDPSYGSCIFTGSSSNSSSSGFTPPSAFGPVSPMGKSSKLHIPVFSSFLLQCWLLYWWYMSISTPFVIA, encoded by the exons ATGATGCTTAAGATATGGACTGGGTCTGGAAGTATCTTTCTTATTTTTGGCATGTTGTCTAGCTCACTTG GTGGATATGTAGGAATAAATCTTGGTACTGATATTTCCAATTTACCCGCCACATCTGACGTGGTCGCCATTATTATAGCCAATCAGATAAGTCATGTACGCCTTTTTGATGCTGATGCTCACATGCTAACTGCTTTGGCAGACACTGGAATAGAAGTTATGATTGGTGTCACTAATGAGGAAGTACTGGAAATCGGTGAATCTGCATCAGTAGCAGCAGCCTGGATTAATAAAAATGTGGCAGCTTACTTGCCATCAACCAATATTACTGCCATTTCTGTTGGGAGTGAAGTACTTACTTCGATTCCCAATGCTGCCCCTGTTCTGGTTCCTGCCATGAATTATCTTCATAAAGCATTAGTTGCGTCAAATCTGAATTATCAGATAAAAGTTTCAGCCCCGCAATCAATGGACCTTATCCCTAAGCCTTTTCCTCCTTCCACAGCCACATTTAATTCCACATGGAACTCTACAATTTTCCAGATACTTCAATTTTTAAAAAACACAAATTCCTATTTCATGTTGAATGCTTATCCGTACCATGGATACATAATAAATGATGGTATCTTTCCGATTGATTTTGCACTGTTCCGACCAATGACATCAGTGAAGCAGATAGTTGACCCAAATACTCTTTTTCATTATGATAGCATGTTTGATGCTATGGTGGATGCTACCTATAACTCTATAGCAGCATTTAATACTTCAACTATTCCTGTTGTTGTAACAGAATCTGGGTGGCCTTGGTTAGGTGGCGCTGACGAGCCAGATGCTACTGTGGAAAATGCGGAAacttataataataatttaatccGCCGTGTTTTAAATGATTCTGGTCCACCCAGTCAGCCCACTATCCCCATCAATGCCTACATTTATGAATTGTTCAATGAAGACAAGAGATCAGGACCCGTCTCAAAGCGAAACTGGGGTGCATTCTTTCCCAATGGGAGTTCTGTATATCCCCTTAGTCTAATTACCTCAGACAATAGTATTGTAAATTCTTCAGTAGGTTTTTGTGTAGCAAGCCGAGGGGCAGATTCCACTAAATTGCAGAGTGGAGTTAGCTGGGCTTGTGGACAAGGCCAGGCCAATTGCACTGCCATTCAATCAGGGCAACCGTGTTACCTTCCTGATACTCTACAGAATCATGCTTCTTATGCTTACAATGACTATTACCAGAAAATGAAAAGTGTAGGTGGGACCTGCGATTTCGACGGTACTGCCATGACAACTAAAAATGATCCCA GTTACGGATCCTGCATATTTACAGGAAG CAGTTCAAACTCAAGCTCATCTGGCTTTACACCACCTTCTGCGTTTGGACCTGTGAGTCCAATGGGAAAGAGTTCAAAACTTCATATTCCTGTGTTTAGTTCTTTTCTTTTACAATGTTGGTTACTTTATTGGTGGTATATGTCCATATCTACACCTTTTGTGATTGCTTAA
- the LOC141686610 gene encoding glucan endo-1,3-beta-glucosidase 4-like isoform X2, translated as MMLKIWTGSGSIFLIFGMLSSSLGGYVGINLGTDISNLPATSDVVAIIIANQISHVRLFDADAHMLTALADTGIEVMIGVTNEEVLEIGESASVAAAWINKNVAAYLPSTNITAISVGSEVLTSIPNAAPVLVPAMNYLHKALVASNLNYQIKVSAPQSMDLIPKPFPPSTATFNSTWNSTIFQILQFLKNTNSYFMLNAYPYHGYIINDGIFPIDFALFRPMTSVKQIVDPNTLFHYDSMFDAMVDATYNSIAAFNTSTIPVVVTESGWPWLGGADEPDATVENAETYNNNLIRRVLNDSGPPSQPTIPINAYIYELFNEDKRSGPVSKRNWGAFFPNGSSVYPLSLITSDNSIVNSSVGFCVASRGADSTKLQSGVSWACGQGQANCTAIQSGQPCYLPDTLQNHASYAYNDYYQKMKSVGGTCDFDGTAMTTKNDPSYGSCIFTGSSNSSSSGFTPPSAFGPVSPMGKSSKLHIPVFSSFLLQCWLLYWWYMSISTPFVIA; from the exons ATGATGCTTAAGATATGGACTGGGTCTGGAAGTATCTTTCTTATTTTTGGCATGTTGTCTAGCTCACTTG GTGGATATGTAGGAATAAATCTTGGTACTGATATTTCCAATTTACCCGCCACATCTGACGTGGTCGCCATTATTATAGCCAATCAGATAAGTCATGTACGCCTTTTTGATGCTGATGCTCACATGCTAACTGCTTTGGCAGACACTGGAATAGAAGTTATGATTGGTGTCACTAATGAGGAAGTACTGGAAATCGGTGAATCTGCATCAGTAGCAGCAGCCTGGATTAATAAAAATGTGGCAGCTTACTTGCCATCAACCAATATTACTGCCATTTCTGTTGGGAGTGAAGTACTTACTTCGATTCCCAATGCTGCCCCTGTTCTGGTTCCTGCCATGAATTATCTTCATAAAGCATTAGTTGCGTCAAATCTGAATTATCAGATAAAAGTTTCAGCCCCGCAATCAATGGACCTTATCCCTAAGCCTTTTCCTCCTTCCACAGCCACATTTAATTCCACATGGAACTCTACAATTTTCCAGATACTTCAATTTTTAAAAAACACAAATTCCTATTTCATGTTGAATGCTTATCCGTACCATGGATACATAATAAATGATGGTATCTTTCCGATTGATTTTGCACTGTTCCGACCAATGACATCAGTGAAGCAGATAGTTGACCCAAATACTCTTTTTCATTATGATAGCATGTTTGATGCTATGGTGGATGCTACCTATAACTCTATAGCAGCATTTAATACTTCAACTATTCCTGTTGTTGTAACAGAATCTGGGTGGCCTTGGTTAGGTGGCGCTGACGAGCCAGATGCTACTGTGGAAAATGCGGAAacttataataataatttaatccGCCGTGTTTTAAATGATTCTGGTCCACCCAGTCAGCCCACTATCCCCATCAATGCCTACATTTATGAATTGTTCAATGAAGACAAGAGATCAGGACCCGTCTCAAAGCGAAACTGGGGTGCATTCTTTCCCAATGGGAGTTCTGTATATCCCCTTAGTCTAATTACCTCAGACAATAGTATTGTAAATTCTTCAGTAGGTTTTTGTGTAGCAAGCCGAGGGGCAGATTCCACTAAATTGCAGAGTGGAGTTAGCTGGGCTTGTGGACAAGGCCAGGCCAATTGCACTGCCATTCAATCAGGGCAACCGTGTTACCTTCCTGATACTCTACAGAATCATGCTTCTTATGCTTACAATGACTATTACCAGAAAATGAAAAGTGTAGGTGGGACCTGCGATTTCGACGGTACTGCCATGACAACTAAAAATGATCCCA GTTACGGATCCTGCATATTTACAGGAAG TTCAAACTCAAGCTCATCTGGCTTTACACCACCTTCTGCGTTTGGACCTGTGAGTCCAATGGGAAAGAGTTCAAAACTTCATATTCCTGTGTTTAGTTCTTTTCTTTTACAATGTTGGTTACTTTATTGGTGGTATATGTCCATATCTACACCTTTTGTGATTGCTTAA